The following nucleotide sequence is from Gemmatimonadaceae bacterium.
TACCGGCCGGAGGGTCACGCGTGGCAGGCGCATTGCTAGGCTGGCCGCGCGCTCGACAATTCCGACGGCGCCACGGTTGCCACCGTAGTCGGTGACGACGTCGTCAGCCGACGATGATAATCGACCTGGCCCAGGTGGTACCCCAGGTGCACGGCGCAGTGCAGGAGGAACTCCTGCGTGTTGACGCGCACCGCGCCGATGGCCAGCGGGAATTCAGTGGCCAGCGTTTCGACCGTGACGGCCGGCAATGCGCCGTCGACCGCCGCGAGCGCCGCGTCGATCTCGGCAAGCAGTTCGGCGCGCGGCAGCCCGCGCGCCGCGAATTCACGCGGGCGATCGCGTTCGTACGCGATGCCGCCGATCACGTGGCCGACGTACAGGCGCAGGTTGCCGGCCAGGTGCAGGACCAGCGTGCCGCACGAGTTCGAGATGCCGGGCGGCGTGGCCCAGACGGCGT
It contains:
- a CDS encoding DinB family protein yields the protein MSASPIAAHLHAVMRRELLALRRELEAYPSDDAVWATPPGISNSCGTLVLHLAGNLRLYVGHVIGGIAYERDRPREFAARGLPRAELLAEIDAALAAVDGALPAVTVETLATEFPLAIGAVRVNTQEFLLHCAVHLGYHLGQVDYHRRLTTSSPTTVATVAPSELSSARPA